The window TCTTCCTGTTTGAATATCATGAGTACTATTAATGCTACTAATTCTGAGTCCATTAAACCTGGAACTAATCCTAAAAAATTCTGAATGTTCTGAATGTTCAAGATGGTTTTTTCATTAATGTCACTCACAATCAGTAATGGTTTTTATGCTGATGGACATCAGCAATCATATGGCAGCATAAGAACAATCACTTAGCAAGAGAGTAAACAACAGCCAACACTGAGCTCAGAAAGGAGGCAAAACATTCAAAATGTTGAAATATGGGCTGCTGAAATCAAAAACAAAGACTGTCCACCATTTTTCAATTCTCACGCGTATAAAAAAAAGCCTGCATAATGCAAACCCATCAAATTTATCCTCAAACTAATTCATAGCTTCATCTGATGTATGGCTGTGGGTGCACACTGTACAGCAGTACAACACACACTAAGTACTACTGTTCCTAACTATACCGAGCTGGGTATAGTTCCCTTTGGGAACCAGGACCAGCAGGCTGGTGCACAGCTACTTCACGCCACCCAGCTACATCCTATCCACTTGCCCCAGGAGAGGATCAATCCACAGAAATAAATGCTGGAACAACTGagtcaaagcaaacaaaaggaCAAAACCCAGCATTTTTCAGGCACAACCACTCTTTTGCATTTGTTACTAAAACACCGAGAGGGTCGAATGCAATGAAGCACTGTGGAAGGCTGCTCTCGCCGCACGACACCTTCTTAACTTTCATACACCATTTCGGACCTGAGATTCAGCTGAGTCCCTACCAAAACCTCACGGAAAGACATCCACGAACAGGGTTCTGGCTGCCGCCTGGTGACAGGTGAAACCCAGCCCGTGCGCTGCACAAACCCGGGTCAGCCTCTTGCGGGCCAGTCCTCCCAGACCAAGTATTTATACTGTTGTTCACAGCGAGAGCGGACCCGCTCCGCGCCGCTCCGCAGGGCCGGTGCCTGCGCTCCCTGCTCCGCGGGGCAGCCGGGAGCAGCGCGCCGGCCGGGCGGCGGCCACGGGCGGCAGGTGACCCGCGATCCCCCGGCTCGGCAGCCCAGCGCTCcccgcccggccctgcccgcgcCGCGATCGAgccccccccttcccctccagccctcagtGCCGGGCAGCCGGGATCCGAGACCGGCGGCCCCGCGGAGCcggccggccctgcccgccccgCGCAGCGCCACCAGGCCACGGGCAGCCGCTCTCGACCCGGGCCGCGGCCTCTCACCTGAGCCCGAGGGAAGCTGCCGGCGCAGCGCCCGGCTGCCCGTCGCCCTGAGGGCTCGGCGGGCCGCCTGTCACGCCGGCTCCGTCTCTCGTTCGGGCCCCGTCCTGTCGCGGCTACTCCATAGCGACGGCGGCAGCctcggcggcggggcgggggcggccggaGCTCGGCTCACTTCCGACCCGCAGGGGCGGCGCTGGGcgcggccgggggcggcgggcgggaaGTGATGCGCTCCGCCGGCTTCCGCCAGCGGCCCGGCCGCGGCCATGGCGGGGTATTTGACTCCGCGCTTCAGGAGGATCCGCAGCCAGAGCGAGTTGCGGCCGCGGCGGGGGAGCGGGCGGCGCCGAGGTGGGTGAAGAGCGTCATCCCCGTCTCTCCGCCGCAGCGGCTTTTCCCCCGCAGTGTCGGAGGAGCCGGGGTGCAGAGCGGGCTGCGAGGGGCAGGTGCCTGCCCTTTGTGTTAGCACTGTCGGTGCCGCGGATGGGCGAGCGAAGGGCAGGACGGGGCTAGCGAGGTTCGACACTGAACGGGGGTGAGAGGAGCTTCCTCTGGCAGCTCCCCTGGAGCTGAGCTTACGGGGGCCGCCGCTGgtagggctgggctggctgttCGACCGGGAGCCAGGCGCGACTAATGCACTGCAAACACTTGATTTGGCTGGGAGCGATGTATGAGGATAAACTGCGGGCTCCGGAGCAGCCCCCCCAGTGAGGCTGAGAgcgctggggctgctcagccgggagaagagaaggctcgGAGGTGTCCCTTCAAGTGTCTAAACAGAGAGTTCAAAGCGGATGAGCCAGACGCTCTTCAGTGGTACCCAGAGAGGGTGTGATATCGTGTGACCATCATGGTttctggagatattcaaaacctGTCTGCATACCGTTCTGGGTGGCCTTGCTTGAACAGGGAGGTTGAACCAGACAGACCCCAGAGGTCCCTGCAAGGCTTGGCTGTTTTGTGATTCTCTAATGATCTATGTACACAGCACATACATACAATATGTCTGGTCAtaacaatgacaaaaaaaaccttccttgcatgtttttaatggatttttgttctcttttcttGACTTTACCATAGTGGATGTGAGTCAGCTTACAAGAAGGACTGAGTCAAGAAATATTATCTTTGTAAAATTcagctgttttgtttgttggtttttttttaaagacttttttttttaatcacaatgtaatttttttaaaaatattaacatatAGGTTTATAAATTTGTAAAActtacatataaatattttgcagaCTGCGATGGTCCTTTTCAAGCAACTCAGCTGTGGAATAGTATTATACATGCCCTTCACAATCAAGTGGAAATCAAAAGACGTAGACAGCACCTGAAAACATACAGAAACTGTTTCACCGGCTCCAATGCTGTTGATGTGGTACTGAGCCATCTTATGCAAAGCATGTACCTAAGCTGCAGTGATATTTCTCGGATGAAGGGGGTCCGTGTATGCCAAGCATTGATGGATCACAAAGTGTTTGAGCCAGTTGGAGCTAAGCTTTACTTATTCAAGAATGGGAAAGAAACAGAGTTTGAAGACACAGACACTAGCCTCTATAGATTTGTAAATAGCAGTCTTGATCCTCTTCCAAGAAAGAGTAAGGACAATGAAAGCTTGTCTCCTGAGCAAatctgcaaacagaaaatgaaaagatatTCCAAGTGAGTTACTTTGATCTAttctaatttttctcttttttttttttaagtaagttAAGGAGAGTTACctttaaatgaaattatgtcTGTCTAAACCAGGTGTTGGAGACTTCTGAAAAGTCTATGCCAGTTTTGAGAAATGTCATGTCTAAGCTGTAGATGCTACCAGGTATTTTTGGGTAAAGTGTTTTGATCTGCCCTTTGTTGTTTGGAGTAGAGTCTGCCACAGTAGCATAAGCCTAGGAATTACTCAGTTTTGCTATCAATTGTGCCGAAATCTGAGAATTAGCATGAGTGAGCTAGTTACTGAAAGCTGGTAAGTGAAGTGGAACTAGCAAGCAGTATATGGAATTAATGTCCTTGCCCTTTCCACAGAGGAGATGTGGATGATAGCAGCAGGATAGATTCCAGAGATAATGAAGCCCTAAAGTTCTGATTTAAGATCAATTTAGTAAGTACCAGAAAGACAAATGTGTTCTAATAGTATCTGCTATAcatctaactttttttttccctgcctaaGCAGAACAAAGTGTGACACAACACTTTCAAACCCCTTGGCATTGGAAGCAGCTGATAAAAAGAGGGTTGAGGAGCTTCTTCAATCAATATATGTTCATGCCTCTTTACCTCCAAAGATCATGGTTAATGAACCAACTCGCCTGCTCTCAAAAGGAGGTGAGGattaaattgtttctttttaaaacttgaTTGTTCTTTACTGTATCTTAGAGTGAGTGCCCCATTTCTGTTAAACAGTGCTCCACGGAGACATAAATTTAACCTGTCAGTAGTGGCAAAATATCTAAAGTGTTAAAGGGGTAAATGCTTGTAGTAACTaaacagaaggaaacacaaCAGGGTTATGTTTTTGCATAGTGGTGCTGTTTATGAAAATACTACTAAAGAAGGAAGTAGGTCTTAAGATTAAGAATATCTTTATTATGTGattcctttgcttttcagttgactttttttcttctactaaTTAGTTTATTCTGAATCCTAATATGATGGGAGAGGCCcctttttttttagcattcCTATTTTGATCCCTTCTTACCCAACACAGCTATTCACACTATGCTATTACTGTATTTTCATTGAACACTTCAAAAAATTCTTGACTGAGAAAAACCCAAAGGTTAGTTGTTTACATAAGATCTTGTTTCTGAgggctgtttgtttgtttgtttatggtATCAGTAATAGAAGATGTCTGGAAACAGCAAACTCTGCTACGACTGCTTCAGTTAATTGATGTTCCCCTTCTAGAAGATATCTTGGCATCTTCAGTGAAGACAAAATCAGACAGTTTTGGCAAAGAAGACGACATGATTATCTCAAATACTTTCCTGGACAGAGAGATTATGTGTAGCTTAAACTTGCCTGAGTAAGTTACATATCTATGGAATGGATTTGTTAGTAAAGGCTTTATTTTACTCTTGATCAAATATTAATGTTAAGAGAACAAATAGACATCATTATGCTTGTGTACTTGTAGACAGGGGTGGCATTAGTGTGATTAAGTTCTTTTCAGAAGTGGTAAGTGATTTCACACAAAGCGTATGTTTAGAGTTGGACATTTGggcattttaagaaaatattaaaactttAACCTTTAGTGTTGTAAACACTCCTAGTTTCTAGGCCAGATTCTTTACTCTTAGGTCTCTGTAACAGATATTAGAACTagaaaaattttattctgaggctttttgtttgtttgtcatAGCTCCTGGTGGCCATGGTGTGAAGATACAAAATCAATAAGGCATCTATTGTTagcaagagaaaaggagaaactaAGCTGTAGCACTGAAGAATGCTTATATAATGAGAATATAAAAGTGGCTGCATGTTGACAAGTGCTCTTTTCCTTAAATCTCTTCCTATTGTAGTGCTCCTGGTTAGTGTACTTTGGCTCATCTCGATCTTACTTCTAATAATATACTTCTAATGAGTATGTCAAGGCTCATGTGAATGTCTTAGGCATGACTATTTTTGTCAAATTAATAGTTTTTATCTGCAACTTCatattctttctttctgttctccATGATAAAAATGAGATTCTGTCAATCTTAAATAACATTTGCAACTTGTGTTTGGTTCAGATCAAATTATTTTACATCCAGAATCAGATAAAAGTAATGTCCCTCTGCCCCGCacatttctatgattttatattCCTTCTGTACAAAATGGTTGAGACTTTTGCCTCTGATTTCTGgcttctttcaaaaataaattatgcacCTGAATTTTAGGTGCGTAATtaagttatattttctttccttagtTTAGACAGAGACAACAAATGCTTGTGAAAACTCATGTCTTTATAGTAGGTTATATAATAAACTGCTTCTGCAGTGTTCTGTGATTTAACCTacttctattttccttttttttcaaagttatttttttctcttctgtaaaGATCAGTTTTTTTCACCCTGGTTAGCCCTGGTGGGTTCTCAATGTGTGTGTTGGAGTAATGGTGGGgtgctgtttggtttttaagtACTAACTGAATTCCTGGGGTCAGTGACAGTCTGGCATGATTGCAGCTTGTTTTGATCTCGGTGTATCTCATGTGTATTGCCTTTAGCACAGGAAAAACATGGAAGCTGCTCATTCTGAGAAGGTTCTTGAACAGCTGTAGCGAAATAAGTTAGACAAACTGCTTAATAAACCACTTTGGCATTGTGGTTCATATATGGGACTATACCTGCATGATTATTTCTATCTATTTTGTTTAAAGGATTAAATGGACCCTGAGATAGCTCCGTTGCTTAAAGCATGGTTCTAATCACACCAAGATTCAGTCCCATTTACTTGAGTTGGATGCAATGATCCGTGTGTGTTCCTTCTGactcagaatattctatgaatctgtgaaaataaaagtagGTAGAGCATTTTAAAGCAAGCATTAaaactgcctttttcttttacagGCTTGACAGTTGGCTCTTTGCTGCAATTGAATGCTTGGAGTATTTTCCTGACGAATTCCTAGTGATGGTTAGTCAGCAGTTATCTCAAAGCACTAACGACCCCAGCAGTCTGAATACATACAAGAAGATTatttttgatgttataattaaatattacaGTCAAAAAAAGGACTCTCTTCTTGCCACTCAGGATTTTGATATTCATTCAGGAATTATAGAACTTATAGGTAAGAGCAACCTGGAACAAAAAATACGGATGAAAGCTGTGTAGAGGATGTCACTAAGCATCAGTTGACTGATTCATGACACCATTTGCAATGCCATTGCAGATGCACTTTTTAGGTTGGAAGGAAATGCTCAAGATCACTATTAAGAACCTCTACTCAAGACAAGAACAAATTTCAATGTTAGAGCAATTTGCTTAGGGCCTGGTCCAACTGAATTTTGAAAATCTGGAAGGATAGAGATTCACCAACCTCTGTGGGTAACTCTTTCGACGTGTAACTATTTTCATTGTGAAAGTTACTTACCCCAAGTCAGAATTTGCCTTATTGCTACTACTAAGTAATAAcataaaactaaaataattgCTATAAAGTTTTTCATGTTAACCAGAATAAGGTTTTTAAAGTTATGGACATAGGGTCCTTTTTAGTAAGagaagtt is drawn from Poecile atricapillus isolate bPoeAtr1 chromosome W, bPoeAtr1.hap1, whole genome shotgun sequence and contains these coding sequences:
- the LOC131591717 gene encoding DEP domain-containing protein 7-like, coding for MAGYLTPRFRRIRSQSELRPRRGSGRRRDCDGPFQATQLWNSIIHALHNQVEIKRRRQHLKTYRNCFTGSNAVDVVLSHLMQSMYLSCSDISRMKGVRVCQALMDHKVFEPVGAKLYLFKNGKETEFEDTDTSLYRFVNSSLDPLPRKSKDNESLSPEQICKQKMKRYSKTKCDTTLSNPLALEAADKKRVEELLQSIYVHASLPPKIMVNEPTRLLSKGVIEDVWKQQTLLRLLQLIDVPLLEDILASSVKTKSDSFGKEDDMIISNTFLDREIMCSLNLPELDSWLFAAIECLEYFPDEFLVMVSQQLSQSTNDPSSLNTYKKIIFDVIIKYYSQKKDSLLATQDFDIHSGIIELIEKGKTDQALEALQLYLKLLAPNISEELHRLLTFLAIASESEGYRLQKQFENRFVIIKTCTKFILQNRTLSKPQAELLTQFLMDNHSELFKAPLTLLELTSRRLQSLIEGQDPDINSGFTFCQRITTKEYEDQKQQTNQYLLALIQEMDNDPTVPLKQKKKLIKEFRKYHSFVYCSGCKTTCAFCTPNG